Proteins encoded in a region of the Mycobacterium branderi genome:
- a CDS encoding 4Fe-4S dicluster domain-containing protein gives MGSAVIDATGLEHLISTLIDRGYRVVGPRRSDDAIVLGELSSADDLPRGWGVDVARGRYRLRRRDDNALFGHSAGPQSWKQFLHPSRQRLWSSDGTPPEEPPRYAFIGVRACDLSAIKILNGVLGVGAHPDQGFVGRLRRIFVVAVNCTEPGGLCFCASMGTGPEVGPGYDLALTERIDDDGCHYVVDVGSDDGADVLAALPHRDAEQNEIDSARSDVSEAANHMGRQMPEGDLRELLIVSRESPRWEDVAGRCLTCGNCTMVCPTCFCTSTEDVTDLSGEHAERWMHWASCYEFDFTYTHPDSVRKSGESRYRHWITHKLGTWHDQFGSTGCVGCGRCIAWCPTGIDITEEMNALAGLADDDRWRPSDD, from the coding sequence ATGGGCAGTGCGGTGATCGACGCCACCGGACTAGAACACCTGATATCCACCTTGATCGACCGCGGATACCGGGTGGTGGGCCCCAGGCGCTCCGACGACGCGATCGTATTGGGCGAGCTGAGTTCCGCCGACGATCTGCCGCGCGGTTGGGGCGTCGACGTCGCGCGCGGGCGTTATCGACTGCGCCGACGCGACGACAATGCGCTCTTCGGCCATTCGGCCGGTCCGCAGTCATGGAAGCAGTTTTTGCACCCGTCACGACAGCGGCTGTGGTCGTCCGACGGAACCCCACCGGAAGAGCCGCCGCGGTACGCCTTCATCGGGGTGCGGGCATGCGACCTGTCGGCGATCAAGATCCTCAACGGTGTCCTCGGCGTCGGCGCCCACCCGGACCAGGGCTTCGTCGGCCGGCTACGGCGGATCTTCGTGGTGGCGGTCAACTGCACCGAACCGGGCGGACTGTGCTTTTGCGCATCGATGGGGACTGGCCCCGAGGTGGGCCCGGGCTACGATCTCGCGCTCACCGAGCGCATCGACGACGACGGCTGTCACTATGTGGTCGACGTCGGCAGCGACGACGGTGCTGACGTGCTTGCCGCGCTGCCCCACCGCGACGCCGAGCAGAACGAAATCGATTCGGCCCGAAGCGATGTCAGCGAAGCAGCCAATCACATGGGTCGCCAAATGCCCGAAGGTGACTTGCGTGAGCTGCTGATTGTCTCGCGGGAGTCACCGCGCTGGGAAGACGTGGCCGGCCGATGTTTGACCTGCGGGAACTGCACGATGGTGTGCCCCACCTGTTTTTGCACCAGCACCGAAGACGTCACCGACCTCTCCGGCGAGCACGCCGAACGCTGGATGCACTGGGCGTCGTGCTACGAGTTCGACTTCACCTACACCCATCCCGACAGTGTGCGGAAATCGGGTGAGTCACGCTATCGGCATTGGATCACCCACAAACTGGGGACCTGGCATGACCAGTTCGGCAGCACCGGCTGTGTGGGTTGCGGACGCTGTATCGCGTGGTGTCCCACCGGAATCGACATCACCGAGGAAATGAACGCGCTCGCCGGACTTGCCGACGACGATCGTTGGCGGCCGAGCGATGACTGA
- the pdhA gene encoding pyruvate dehydrogenase (acetyl-transferring) E1 component subunit alpha translates to MTDRELARTLLSSMVRVRRMEEKCAELYGKAKIRGFLHLYVGEEAVAAGSLSVLDPDDAVVATYREHGHALLRGIGMNSIMAEMFGKQEGCSRGRGGSMHLFDAATRFYGGNAIVAGGLPLAVGLALADSMLGRNRVTACYFGDGAVAEGAFHESLNMAALWKLPVLFLCENNFYAMGTALHRAQSQTDLTVKASSYNVASIAVDGMDVLACRDATRQGVDHIRGTGGPFFIEFRTYRFRAHSMFDPELYRDKAEVAQWRQRDPIPAFTDQCLSDGTLDDADVAAIEQAADREVADAVAFAEAGTWESVDDLERDVLTPEPSR, encoded by the coding sequence ATGACCGACCGCGAACTGGCCCGAACGCTGCTGTCGTCGATGGTGCGGGTGCGCCGCATGGAAGAAAAGTGCGCAGAGCTGTACGGGAAAGCCAAGATACGCGGATTCCTGCATCTGTATGTCGGAGAAGAAGCCGTCGCCGCTGGATCGCTTTCCGTGCTGGATCCCGACGACGCAGTGGTGGCCACCTACCGGGAGCACGGGCATGCGCTGCTGCGCGGCATCGGCATGAACTCGATCATGGCCGAGATGTTCGGCAAGCAGGAAGGGTGTTCGCGAGGCCGGGGCGGGTCGATGCACCTGTTCGACGCCGCCACCCGGTTCTACGGCGGCAACGCCATCGTGGCCGGCGGGCTGCCGCTCGCGGTGGGCCTGGCGCTGGCGGACTCGATGCTGGGACGTAACCGGGTCACCGCCTGCTACTTCGGCGACGGCGCGGTCGCCGAGGGGGCGTTCCACGAGTCGCTGAACATGGCCGCGCTGTGGAAACTGCCGGTATTGTTCTTGTGCGAGAACAACTTCTACGCGATGGGCACCGCGCTGCATCGTGCTCAGTCACAGACCGATCTCACGGTCAAGGCGTCGTCGTACAACGTTGCCAGCATCGCGGTCGACGGGATGGACGTGCTGGCCTGCCGCGACGCCACCCGGCAGGGCGTCGATCACATCCGCGGCACCGGCGGGCCGTTCTTCATCGAATTCCGCACCTACCGGTTCCGGGCCCATTCGATGTTCGATCCCGAGCTGTACCGGGACAAAGCCGAAGTCGCGCAGTGGCGCCAGCGCGACCCGATCCCCGCGTTCACCGACCAGTGCCTGAGCGACGGCACCCTCGACGACGCTGACGTCGCGGCGATCGAGCAGGCCGCCGACCGTGAAGTGGCCGACGCGGTGGCCTTCGCCGAAGCCGGAACCTGGGAGAGCGTCGACGACCTCGAGCGCGACGTGTTGACACCGGAGCCGTCGCGATGA
- a CDS encoding universal stress protein yields MPERFGRDGILVGVDGSEHSHSAVRWAVREALMRSVPLDLIHIVTTPLRGWGGLGLVTTPLPEDFGVIQEERGRQVIDQAMRVVDASAGSGKLTVHTRVFFCPPVPTLIELSGLARMVVVGSRGYGALRRGLLGSVSTALVHHAHCPVAVIHDDTILPNTLSHAPVLVGIDGSPGSELATAIAFEEASWRGVELVALHAFTDADRLDYIPGAPWPDAQSVAEETLAERLAGWQERYPDVIVHRVVVAEHPARHLLDHSESAQLLVVGSHGRGGFAGMQLGSVANAMVHAAHIPVIVARPRTPIAE; encoded by the coding sequence ATGCCCGAGAGGTTTGGACGCGACGGAATCCTGGTTGGCGTCGATGGGTCGGAGCACTCGCACTCGGCGGTCCGCTGGGCAGTTCGCGAGGCATTGATGCGTTCGGTTCCGCTTGATCTCATCCACATCGTCACAACCCCATTGCGCGGGTGGGGCGGTTTGGGATTGGTGACGACCCCGCTGCCCGAGGATTTCGGGGTGATCCAAGAGGAGCGTGGCCGGCAGGTGATCGATCAGGCAATGCGGGTGGTTGACGCTAGCGCCGGCAGCGGAAAATTGACGGTGCACACCCGCGTATTCTTCTGCCCGCCCGTGCCCACCCTGATCGAGCTGTCCGGGCTGGCTCGCATGGTCGTCGTCGGCTCCCGCGGCTACGGGGCGCTGCGCCGTGGGCTCCTCGGCTCGGTGAGCACCGCGCTTGTCCATCATGCCCATTGCCCCGTGGCGGTTATCCACGATGACACCATCCTGCCGAACACGCTCTCGCACGCGCCGGTGCTGGTCGGCATCGACGGCTCACCGGGCTCGGAATTGGCTACCGCGATCGCATTCGAGGAGGCATCGTGGCGCGGCGTGGAACTGGTTGCGCTGCATGCCTTCACCGATGCCGATCGTCTTGACTACATTCCTGGTGCGCCGTGGCCCGATGCCCAATCCGTCGCGGAGGAGACGCTGGCCGAGCGTTTGGCCGGATGGCAAGAACGCTACCCCGACGTCATCGTGCACCGGGTAGTGGTGGCAGAACACCCGGCACGGCATTTGCTCGACCACTCCGAGTCTGCGCAACTCCTTGTGGTGGGCAGCCACGGTCGCGGCGGCTTCGCCGGTATGCAGCTCGGATCCGTGGCTAATGCGATGGTGCACGCCGCGCACATACCGGTCATCGTGGCGCGTCCGCGCACCCCAATCGCCGAGTGA
- a CDS encoding NADH-quinone oxidoreductase subunit B family protein: MSPPTLAVWKFASCDGCQLTFLDCEDELLMIAEQVQINTFLEASSAVVGGPYDVSLVEGSITTPADERRIREIREQSKVLVTIGACATAGGVQALRNFADVEEFASVVYAQPEYIETLATSTPASAHVTVDYQLQGCPIDRGQLLETLAALLVGRKPRLPAKTVCTECKMRGVTCVLVADGIPCLGPVTHAGCGALCPSYRRGCYGCFGPAATPNSAALVPLLRRDGMSDGEVERVFSTFNVATFAGKRNDR, from the coding sequence ATGAGTCCTCCGACGTTGGCCGTGTGGAAGTTCGCCTCCTGCGACGGCTGCCAGCTGACCTTCCTGGACTGCGAAGACGAACTGCTGATGATCGCCGAGCAGGTGCAGATCAACACGTTCCTGGAAGCCTCCAGCGCGGTGGTCGGCGGGCCCTACGACGTGTCGCTGGTCGAGGGGTCGATCACCACTCCTGCCGACGAGCGGCGCATCAGAGAGATCCGCGAGCAGTCCAAGGTGCTGGTCACGATCGGTGCCTGCGCCACCGCCGGCGGTGTGCAGGCGTTGCGCAATTTCGCCGACGTCGAGGAGTTCGCATCGGTCGTCTACGCACAACCGGAATACATTGAGACACTGGCTACTTCGACGCCAGCCTCGGCGCACGTCACGGTCGACTACCAGTTGCAGGGCTGCCCGATCGATCGGGGTCAGCTGCTGGAAACCCTCGCCGCGCTGCTGGTTGGCCGGAAACCGCGGTTGCCCGCCAAGACGGTATGCACCGAGTGCAAGATGCGTGGAGTGACATGTGTTCTGGTCGCCGATGGCATCCCGTGCCTGGGTCCGGTAACCCATGCCGGATGCGGGGCGTTGTGCCCGTCGTATCGGCGAGGCTGCTACGGGTGCTTCGGTCCTGCCGCCACTCCGAATTCCGCGGCCCTGGTCCCGCTGCTGCGCCGCGACGGAATGTCCGACGGGGAGGTGGAACGGGTGTTTTCGACATTCAACGTCGCCACCTTCGCCGGGAAGCGAAACGACCGGTGA
- a CDS encoding dihydrolipoamide acetyltransferase family protein, giving the protein MIEFKMPALGADMDEGTLNEWLVKPGDTVSRGQVVAVVETTKAAVEVECWHDGVVHELLVGVGETVGVGTVLATLLEPGETVPAPRKRVARKAAAPAKPPAKSAPTGTKPAPPHRRWVSPAARRLAESLGIDVTTVSGTGPQGAVTIHDVEHAAASGKPQQPKAAAADRGAAMRRSIAAAMSRSKREIPHYYLSHEIQLEKALAWLTQRNAARPITERVLPAVLQLKAVGLAARQFGEFNGFWQGDTFQPATGVHVGVAINLRGGGLVAPAIHDVPDKKLDDLMSDLTDLVARARAGSLRSSEMSDPTITVTNLGDRGVDAVFGVIYPPQVALVGFGKPAQRVCVIDGGIRVVTTVQATLSADHRATDGHRGALFLAAIDELLQHPQELEK; this is encoded by the coding sequence ATGATCGAGTTCAAGATGCCCGCGCTCGGCGCGGACATGGACGAGGGAACACTCAACGAATGGCTGGTCAAACCGGGCGACACGGTGTCGCGCGGCCAGGTTGTCGCCGTCGTCGAAACCACCAAGGCGGCAGTGGAAGTCGAATGCTGGCACGACGGCGTCGTGCACGAGCTCTTGGTTGGAGTCGGTGAAACTGTCGGAGTTGGAACGGTATTGGCCACGCTGCTGGAACCCGGCGAAACCGTGCCCGCGCCGCGCAAACGCGTAGCACGCAAAGCCGCGGCACCGGCCAAACCACCGGCAAAGTCTGCGCCGACGGGCACGAAACCCGCGCCGCCGCACCGCCGCTGGGTGTCCCCGGCCGCGCGGCGGCTCGCCGAGTCGCTCGGGATCGACGTCACCACGGTCAGCGGCACCGGCCCACAGGGAGCGGTCACCATCCACGACGTCGAGCACGCCGCCGCGTCGGGAAAGCCGCAGCAGCCCAAGGCCGCCGCGGCCGATCGCGGCGCCGCGATGCGACGCTCGATCGCCGCCGCGATGAGCCGATCCAAACGCGAGATTCCGCACTACTACCTTTCGCACGAAATCCAGCTGGAGAAGGCGCTGGCGTGGCTGACCCAGCGCAACGCGGCGCGCCCGATCACCGAGCGGGTGCTGCCGGCCGTGCTGCAGCTCAAGGCCGTCGGGCTGGCGGCCCGGCAGTTCGGCGAGTTCAACGGATTCTGGCAGGGCGACACCTTCCAGCCCGCCACCGGAGTACACGTCGGCGTGGCGATCAACCTGCGCGGCGGCGGGCTGGTCGCCCCGGCCATCCACGACGTGCCGGACAAAAAGCTCGACGACTTGATGAGCGATCTGACCGATCTGGTCGCGCGGGCCCGGGCCGGCTCGCTGCGCAGCTCGGAGATGTCGGACCCCACCATCACCGTCACCAATCTCGGCGACCGCGGGGTGGACGCGGTTTTCGGGGTGATCTACCCGCCCCAGGTGGCGCTGGTGGGTTTCGGCAAACCGGCGCAGCGGGTGTGCGTCATCGACGGCGGAATCCGGGTCGTCACCACCGTGCAAGCCACGCTCTCGGCGGATCACCGCGCCACCGACGGCCACCGCGGGGCGTTGTTCCTCGCGGCCATCGACGAGTTGCTCCAACATCCGCAAGAACTGGAGAAATGA
- the acsA gene encoding acetate--CoA ligase: protein MKLIRKTPADWPVTPHLTDYQQTRATFAWSAAPALCAGMGGDGCNIAYAAVDRHADGASATRTALRFVNETSWDGALSTRDLSYAELAALSRQFTSVLRSLGVNKGDRVFTIMGRTPELYITIMGALRAGCVVSPLFSAFGPEPLATRIGIGEAKVLVTTKALYQRKIAGIRGRLSTVRHIFVVDDGPVPGTLDFSQWIAGADDTAPIEHTTADDPALLHFTSGTTGTPKGALHVHGAVAMHYVTGLYALDLHPDDIYWCTADPGWVTGTSYGVISPLLHGVTSIVDQAEFDAERWYRILQSQNVTVWYTAPTAVRMLIQAGPELPKRYHFPRLRFIASVGEPLNAEAVIWGKQVLGLPIHDNWWQTETGGIMIANTPAFDIKPGSMGRPLPGVDACVVRRDDDGTVTVIDEPGVEGELALARGWPSMFRGYLHEDERYRKCFTDGWYLTGDLVKRDADGYFWFVGRADDVIKSAGHLIGPFEVENVLTDHPAVAEAAVIGKPDPMVGEVVKAFVLLKTGFTANDELRRELLGHARKRLGATVAPKEIEFVDTLPHTRSGKIMRRLLKARELGLPEGDTSTVEPPAEKVRS from the coding sequence GTGAAGCTCATCCGCAAGACGCCCGCCGACTGGCCGGTCACCCCGCATCTGACCGACTACCAGCAGACGCGGGCGACCTTCGCCTGGTCGGCCGCGCCGGCGCTGTGCGCCGGGATGGGCGGTGACGGTTGCAACATCGCCTACGCCGCGGTGGACCGGCACGCGGACGGCGCATCGGCGACGCGGACGGCATTGCGGTTCGTCAACGAGACCAGCTGGGATGGCGCGTTGAGCACCCGCGACCTCAGTTACGCGGAGCTTGCCGCGCTGTCCCGTCAGTTCACCAGCGTGTTGCGTTCGCTCGGGGTCAACAAGGGCGATCGGGTGTTCACCATCATGGGCCGCACACCCGAGCTGTACATCACGATCATGGGTGCGCTGCGCGCCGGCTGCGTGGTCTCGCCGCTGTTCTCGGCCTTCGGTCCGGAACCACTGGCCACCCGGATCGGCATCGGTGAGGCGAAAGTCCTCGTCACAACGAAGGCGCTCTACCAACGCAAGATCGCCGGCATCCGCGGCCGGCTCAGCACGGTGCGGCATATCTTCGTCGTCGATGACGGCCCCGTACCCGGGACTCTCGACTTTTCGCAATGGATAGCCGGCGCCGACGACACCGCCCCGATCGAGCACACCACCGCCGACGATCCGGCGTTACTTCACTTCACCAGCGGCACCACCGGAACACCCAAGGGCGCGCTGCATGTGCACGGCGCCGTCGCGATGCACTACGTGACCGGCTTGTACGCACTGGACCTTCACCCTGATGACATCTATTGGTGCACAGCGGATCCCGGCTGGGTCACCGGGACCTCCTACGGTGTGATCAGCCCCCTGCTGCACGGTGTCACCTCGATCGTCGACCAGGCGGAGTTCGACGCCGAGCGCTGGTACCGCATTCTGCAGTCCCAAAATGTGACGGTCTGGTACACCGCCCCGACCGCGGTGCGCATGCTGATCCAGGCTGGGCCGGAGCTGCCCAAGCGGTACCACTTCCCGCGGCTGCGGTTCATCGCCAGTGTCGGCGAGCCTCTGAACGCCGAAGCGGTCATCTGGGGAAAACAGGTGCTGGGCTTGCCGATTCACGACAATTGGTGGCAGACCGAGACCGGCGGCATCATGATCGCGAACACCCCGGCATTCGACATCAAACCCGGGTCGATGGGCCGGCCACTTCCCGGCGTCGACGCGTGTGTGGTGCGCCGCGACGACGACGGCACCGTCACGGTCATCGACGAACCCGGAGTCGAGGGCGAGTTGGCGCTGGCGCGCGGCTGGCCGTCAATGTTCCGCGGCTATCTGCATGAGGACGAGCGGTACCGCAAGTGTTTCACCGATGGCTGGTATCTGACCGGTGATCTGGTGAAACGAGACGCCGACGGCTACTTCTGGTTTGTCGGGCGAGCCGACGACGTGATCAAGTCGGCCGGGCATCTGATCGGGCCGTTCGAGGTGGAGAATGTGCTGACCGACCATCCGGCGGTCGCCGAGGCGGCGGTGATCGGCAAGCCCGACCCCATGGTGGGCGAAGTGGTGAAGGCGTTCGTGCTGCTGAAAACCGGCTTCACCGCGAACGACGAGCTGCGCCGGGAGTTGTTGGGACACGCCCGAAAGCGGCTCGGCGCCACCGTTGCGCCGAAGGAAATCGAGTTCGTCGACACGCTGCCGCACACCCGCAGCGGCAAAATCATGCGCCGCCTGCTCAAGGCCCGCGAATTGGGGCTGCCCGAGGGTGACACCTCCACCGTCGAGCCACCGGCGGAGAAAGTACGGTCATGA
- a CDS encoding hydrogenase maturation protease → MTETAVVIGIGNSFRRDDGVGVVVAEQIAECGVPGLRAVTATGEPAALLEAWNKAARALVVDAAVGPTPGCIRRFAAAELDPEVVVSSHALGLAQTVALGRALGRMPGELVVFTVDVADTGHGVGLTPAVAAAVPKVVDAILAEFRG, encoded by the coding sequence TTGACCGAAACTGCGGTCGTTATCGGGATCGGCAATAGCTTCCGCCGCGATGACGGCGTCGGCGTCGTGGTTGCAGAGCAGATCGCAGAGTGTGGTGTGCCTGGTTTGCGCGCCGTGACCGCAACTGGCGAACCCGCCGCGCTGCTCGAGGCGTGGAACAAGGCTGCCCGGGCCCTTGTGGTGGATGCGGCGGTGGGCCCGACACCTGGCTGTATCCGGCGCTTTGCGGCAGCCGAGCTCGATCCCGAAGTAGTGGTGAGTTCCCATGCGCTCGGACTGGCGCAAACCGTCGCGCTAGGCCGGGCGTTGGGCCGAATGCCCGGCGAACTGGTGGTGTTCACGGTTGATGTTGCCGATACCGGACACGGTGTCGGACTGACTCCGGCGGTCGCTGCCGCAGTGCCCAAAGTCGTCGACGCGATACTGGCCGAGTTCCGCGGCTGA
- a CDS encoding acyl carrier protein: MTSMKSLRAEVLSVLTDIAPEVDPAEIEDDVLLRNQVDLDSMDWLNFLVGIHKRLHVDIPEADYGSLRTLTDVVRYVEEHGAPG, from the coding sequence ATGACGAGCATGAAAAGCCTTCGCGCCGAAGTCTTGTCGGTGCTAACGGACATCGCCCCCGAAGTGGATCCGGCCGAGATCGAAGACGACGTACTGCTGCGCAACCAAGTTGATCTTGATTCGATGGACTGGCTGAACTTCCTGGTCGGAATTCACAAGCGTCTGCATGTCGACATTCCCGAGGCCGACTATGGATCGCTGCGGACCCTTACAGACGTCGTTCGTTACGTCGAGGAGCACGGGGCGCCCGGGTGA
- a CDS encoding FAD/NAD(P)-binding protein, whose amino-acid sequence MTDVAAWPSPTSAMAPVPHRVRSRVVENFESATLRLEPLSQRLPRPAPGQFMMLYAFGVGEIAMSVSDVPSYFEGTLGHTIRLVGAVSRALHDAEVGTILGVRGPFGTDWDLGSCAGRDLVIVAGGCGLAPLRPVILQVLAERSRYGRVVLIAGARTPQHFLFRTEAAAWAQDSALEVELTVDTTESGWSGTVGLVTEPLRALTLDPSATTALICGPEAMMRFAAQALLDKGIAPSDIRVSLERNMQCGIGWCGHCQLGPLLLCRDGPVVSYEVAEPLLRIKEL is encoded by the coding sequence ATGACTGACGTCGCGGCGTGGCCGTCGCCGACGTCGGCGATGGCGCCGGTCCCGCATCGGGTCCGCAGCAGGGTCGTCGAGAATTTCGAATCGGCAACGCTTCGGCTGGAACCACTTTCGCAGCGACTGCCACGACCGGCGCCGGGCCAGTTCATGATGTTGTACGCCTTCGGGGTCGGTGAGATCGCGATGTCGGTGAGCGACGTTCCGTCCTACTTCGAGGGCACCCTCGGACACACTATCCGATTGGTCGGAGCGGTCAGCCGCGCGCTGCACGATGCTGAGGTGGGCACGATCCTCGGGGTTCGCGGACCGTTTGGCACGGATTGGGACTTGGGATCTTGCGCCGGCCGGGATTTGGTGATCGTCGCCGGGGGCTGCGGGCTGGCCCCGCTGCGCCCAGTGATACTGCAGGTGCTGGCCGAGCGGTCCCGATACGGCCGGGTGGTACTGATCGCCGGAGCGCGGACGCCACAGCACTTCTTGTTTCGTACGGAGGCCGCCGCATGGGCGCAAGATTCCGCTCTCGAAGTTGAACTGACCGTCGATACCACCGAATCCGGCTGGTCGGGGACGGTTGGCTTGGTCACCGAACCGCTACGCGCTCTCACACTGGACCCATCTGCTACTACCGCGTTGATCTGCGGGCCAGAGGCCATGATGCGGTTTGCCGCCCAAGCACTGCTCGACAAGGGCATAGCGCCCAGTGACATTCGAGTCTCGCTGGAGCGGAACATGCAATGCGGCATCGGCTGGTGCGGCCACTGCCAGCTGGGACCGCTGCTCCTATGCCGCGATGGCCCCGTTGTCAGTTACGAGGTTGCCGAACCGCTACTGCGGATCAAGGAGTTGTAG
- a CDS encoding alpha-ketoacid dehydrogenase subunit beta — MKTSYRTAVHDALRDALRDDPRVVLMGEDVGRYGGTYAASKGLLDEFGEDRVRDTPLSELGFVGIGIGAALGGLRPIVEVMTVNFSLLALDQVVNTAAALRHMSGGQFSVPIVIRMATGAGRQLAAQHSHSLEPWYAHIPGIKVVAPATVTDAYGMLAPALADPDPVVIFEHVQLYNTASDVDALTPTDIERAAVRRSGSDATVIAYGGSLPKALDAANELSLAGIDCEVIDLRVLRPLDTDTILESVRKTHRAVVIDEAWRSGSLAAEVSARIVEGAFFDLDAPIARVCSAEVPMPYAKHLEQAALPQPDTIVAAVKSLLGDGG, encoded by the coding sequence ATGAAGACCAGCTACCGCACCGCCGTACACGACGCCCTGCGCGACGCGTTGCGCGACGACCCGCGGGTGGTGCTGATGGGTGAGGACGTCGGCCGCTACGGCGGCACCTACGCGGCGTCCAAGGGGCTGCTCGACGAGTTCGGTGAGGACCGGGTGCGCGATACGCCGTTGTCGGAGTTGGGTTTCGTCGGTATCGGAATCGGTGCGGCGCTGGGCGGGTTGCGCCCGATCGTCGAGGTGATGACCGTTAACTTCAGCCTGCTGGCGCTCGACCAGGTGGTCAACACCGCCGCGGCGCTGCGGCACATGTCCGGCGGGCAGTTCTCGGTGCCGATCGTCATCCGGATGGCAACCGGGGCAGGCCGACAGCTGGCCGCCCAGCACTCGCACAGCCTCGAACCCTGGTACGCGCACATCCCGGGCATCAAGGTGGTCGCCCCGGCGACGGTGACCGACGCATACGGCATGCTCGCCCCGGCGCTGGCCGACCCCGATCCGGTGGTGATCTTCGAACACGTCCAGCTCTACAACACCGCCAGCGACGTCGACGCGCTCACCCCCACGGACATCGAGCGGGCGGCCGTGCGGCGCAGCGGATCCGACGCTACCGTGATCGCCTATGGCGGGTCGCTGCCCAAGGCGCTGGATGCCGCCAACGAGTTGTCCCTGGCCGGAATCGACTGCGAGGTGATCGATCTGCGGGTACTTCGGCCGCTCGACACCGACACGATCCTGGAGTCGGTGCGTAAGACGCACCGCGCGGTGGTGATCGACGAAGCGTGGCGCTCGGGAAGTCTGGCCGCGGAGGTCAGCGCGCGAATCGTCGAGGGCGCGTTCTTCGACCTCGACGCGCCGATCGCCCGGGTATGCAGCGCAGAAGTGCCGATGCCGTACGCCAAGCACCTCGAACAGGCCGCGCTTCCGCAGCCGGACACGATCGTCGCCGCCGTGAAAAGCCTGCTCGGGGACGGCGGATGA
- a CDS encoding slipin family protein, which produces MNQNATALTALAVAVALLIIASIRVVQQYQRGVHFRLGRVIGVREPGLRLIIPVIDRMLRVSMRIVTMPIQSQGIITRDNVSVDIAAVAYFRVVDARKSVVVIENVHAAIDQIAQTTLRNVVGQHSLDEVLAQTEKINGSIRQILDTTTVEWGVEVTLVELKDIQLPDSMKRAMAREAEAEREKRAKIIAAEGEARAAAALGDASDTMMEHPLALQLRNLQTLAELGVEKNTTVVFPAPLMSAIGELTGFLMRESSASRLAQPDGLPDQRFADVAVRH; this is translated from the coding sequence GTGAACCAGAACGCGACAGCCCTCACGGCCCTCGCGGTTGCCGTGGCGCTGTTGATAATCGCTTCGATTCGCGTGGTGCAGCAATATCAGCGCGGTGTACATTTCCGGCTCGGCCGGGTCATCGGCGTTCGCGAACCCGGGCTGCGATTGATCATCCCGGTCATCGACCGGATGTTGCGGGTTTCGATGCGCATCGTGACCATGCCGATTCAGTCGCAGGGAATCATCACCCGCGATAATGTCAGCGTAGACATCGCCGCAGTCGCCTACTTCCGCGTCGTCGATGCCCGCAAATCGGTTGTCGTGATCGAAAACGTCCACGCCGCCATCGATCAGATTGCGCAGACCACCCTGCGCAATGTCGTCGGGCAGCATTCCCTCGACGAGGTGCTTGCCCAAACGGAGAAGATCAACGGCAGCATCCGCCAAATCCTCGACACCACTACTGTCGAATGGGGTGTCGAGGTCACCCTGGTCGAGCTCAAGGACATTCAGCTTCCCGATAGCATGAAGCGCGCGATGGCCCGCGAGGCCGAGGCGGAACGCGAGAAGCGAGCCAAAATCATTGCCGCCGAGGGTGAAGCGCGTGCCGCCGCCGCGCTGGGCGATGCATCAGACACGATGATGGAGCACCCGCTGGCGTTGCAGCTGCGCAATCTGCAAACACTCGCCGAACTCGGAGTAGAGAAAAACACGACTGTCGTCTTTCCCGCCCCCCTGATGAGCGCGATCGGAGAACTCACCGGCTTCCTGATGCGTGAGTCGTCCGCTTCGAGGTTGGCCCAGCCCGATGGTCTACCCGACCAGAGGTTCGCCGATGTCGCGGTGCGGCACTGA